The Bacteroidota bacterium genome window below encodes:
- a CDS encoding HupE/UreJ family protein has product MKKKIFFSIIVLFITYIPSIIFAHPIDIDKLSRIDVSWLYLQLGFTHILPYGFDHILFIVGLYLMCKTMKQVLLLATTFTVAHSITLGLAMFKIVNVPSYIVEPFIAITILAIAIEVILVKDFKRITIAIVFFFGLIHGLGFASALQELGLPQKEFGYALVLFNVGVELGQIAVIMLAYILFGKWTKDKIWYKQKVAIPISVVIGLFAIYWTFERVFMS; this is encoded by the coding sequence ATGAAAAAGAAAATATTTTTTTCAATTATAGTTTTATTTATAACATACATTCCTTCAATAATTTTCGCACATCCGATTGATATAGATAAATTATCAAGGATAGATGTAAGCTGGCTGTATCTTCAATTGGGCTTTACTCATATACTTCCCTATGGATTTGACCACATACTATTTATAGTCGGGCTTTATTTAATGTGCAAAACTATGAAGCAGGTTTTACTGCTTGCAACAACATTTACAGTTGCGCACTCAATAACACTGGGACTTGCGATGTTTAAAATTGTAAACGTGCCTTCATACATTGTTGAACCTTTCATTGCAATTACAATTTTAGCTATAGCAATTGAAGTAATACTTGTAAAAGATTTTAAAAGAATAACTATTGCGATAGTTTTCTTTTTTGGATTGATACACGGACTTGGTTTTGCAAGCGCGCTGCAGGAGCTTGGGTTGCCGCAGAAGGAATTCGGTTATGCCCTGGTGCTTTTCAACGTGGGGGTTGAACTGGGGCAAATTGCGGTTATAATGCTTGCATATATTTTATTCGGCAAATGGACAAAAGATAAAATATGGTATAAGCAAAAAGTCGCTATACCGATTTCAGTTGTAATAGGTTTATTTGCAATTTACTGGACGTTTGAAAGAGTTTTTATGAGTTAG